In a genomic window of Alphaproteobacteria bacterium:
- the gatB gene encoding Asp-tRNA(Asn)/Glu-tRNA(Gln) amidotransferase subunit GatB yields the protein MAQTIQGKTGEWEIVIGMEIHAQVIANAKLFSGASATFGGEPNTQVSFVDAAMPGMLPVLNEKCVEQAIRTGLGLNAEINKNSIFARKNYFYPDLPQGYQISQYEKPIVGKGKIEIDLTGGAVKEIGITRLHLEQDAGKSVHDLHPKKSYVDLNRSGCALMEIVSDPDIRGPEEATAYLSKIRMILRYLGTCDGNMEEGSMRADVNISVRKHGQPFGTRCEVKNVNSLKAVQQAIEYEAARQVEILEDGGRIDQETRLWDPAKMETRSMRSKEEAHDYRYFPDPDLLPLNLEQGWIDRIKQTLPELPDQKKHRFMQSYGLSAYDAGVLIAERERADYFETVAKNRDAKLAANWVINELLGILNKNGKGITDSPVTATNLGAMIELISDNTISGKIAKDVFAEMFTSGKSPGTIVEEKGLKQVTDTSLIERVVDEVMAENPDNVAAYRGGKDKLFGFFVGQVMKKTQGKANPAAVNDILKTKLDT from the coding sequence ATGGCACAAACAATTCAAGGCAAAACAGGCGAGTGGGAAATCGTCATCGGCATGGAAATCCATGCCCAGGTGATTGCCAACGCGAAACTTTTCTCCGGGGCGTCGGCCACCTTCGGCGGCGAACCGAACACGCAGGTCTCCTTCGTGGACGCCGCCATGCCGGGAATGCTGCCCGTCCTGAATGAAAAATGCGTCGAGCAGGCCATCCGCACCGGGCTGGGACTGAACGCAGAAATCAACAAAAACTCGATCTTCGCCCGCAAGAATTATTTCTATCCCGACCTGCCACAGGGCTATCAGATCAGCCAGTACGAAAAACCCATCGTCGGCAAAGGCAAGATCGAAATTGACCTGACAGGCGGCGCCGTAAAGGAAATCGGCATCACCCGCCTCCATCTGGAGCAGGACGCCGGAAAATCCGTACACGACCTTCACCCGAAAAAATCCTACGTCGATCTGAACCGCTCCGGCTGCGCTCTCATGGAAATCGTCTCCGACCCGGATATCCGAGGGCCGGAGGAAGCCACCGCCTACCTCTCCAAAATCCGCATGATCCTGCGCTACCTCGGCACCTGCGACGGCAACATGGAGGAAGGCTCCATGCGCGCCGACGTGAATATCTCTGTCCGTAAACACGGCCAGCCCTTCGGAACACGCTGCGAGGTGAAGAACGTCAACTCGCTCAAGGCTGTGCAGCAGGCGATCGAATACGAAGCCGCCCGCCAGGTGGAAATTCTTGAGGACGGCGGCAGGATCGATCAGGAAACCCGCCTCTGGGATCCCGCGAAAATGGAAACGCGCTCCATGCGCTCAAAGGAAGAGGCGCACGATTACCGCTACTTCCCCGACCCCGACCTTCTGCCCCTCAATTTGGAGCAAGGCTGGATCGACCGGATCAAGCAAACCCTCCCCGAATTGCCCGACCAGAAAAAGCATCGCTTTATGCAGAGCTACGGCCTCAGCGCCTATGACGCGGGCGTGCTGATCGCCGAACGCGAACGCGCCGATTATTTCGAGACTGTGGCCAAAAACCGCGACGCCAAACTCGCCGCCAACTGGGTCATCAACGAGTTACTCGGCATCCTGAACAAAAACGGCAAGGGAATAACCGACTCACCCGTCACCGCCACCAATCTCGGCGCCATGATAGAACTCATCAGCGACAACACGATCTCCGGCAAGATCGCGAAGGACGTCTTCGCGGAGATGTTCACCTCCGGCAAGTCTCCCGGCACGATCGTGGAAGAAAAAGGCCTCAAGCAGGTGACGGACACCAGCCTGATTGAGCGCGTAGTAGATGAGGTCATGGCCGAAAACCCCGACAATGTCGCCGCCTATCGCGGCGGCAAGGACAAGCTCTTCGGCTTCTTCGTCGGACAGGTCATGAAGAAAACGCAGGGCAAGGCCAACCCCGCCGCCGTGAACGATATTTTGAAAACGAAACTGGATACCTGA
- a CDS encoding TerD family protein, producing MAETSTPKVPMKIKLDLSGKQRLMAGLSWEPLVSKDAPNPEANTQREKIFTNDVMGIFHRVYYYLYEVKRSYSFLVHIRSAEKDEDGKGREKNYAHYDLDLLCYVLDKEGKPAAYSGPAAADMIDKEEVVYHSGEDYSGYGGNDDEQVHIEMNHIPEAYQNIFFIAASDSKFSLNQVKGPSIRLVDCKTEKTITETPIKAPVDKETYAYLYGRLYRKGSEWFFQEIGEFTDGEQDWPVYLKKYI from the coding sequence ATGGCCGAGACCTCAACGCCCAAAGTGCCCATGAAAATCAAGCTCGACCTTTCTGGAAAGCAACGTTTGATGGCTGGTTTGTCATGGGAACCTCTGGTCTCCAAAGACGCCCCGAACCCGGAAGCCAATACCCAAAGGGAGAAAATTTTCACCAACGATGTTATGGGAATTTTCCATCGTGTATACTACTACCTCTACGAGGTCAAACGCTCCTATTCTTTCCTGGTCCATATCCGCTCCGCCGAGAAGGACGAGGACGGAAAGGGCCGCGAGAAGAACTACGCGCACTATGACCTCGACCTGCTGTGCTATGTGCTGGACAAGGAGGGCAAACCCGCCGCCTACTCCGGCCCCGCCGCCGCAGACATGATCGACAAGGAGGAGGTCGTCTATCACAGCGGCGAGGACTATAGCGGTTACGGCGGCAACGACGACGAGCAGGTTCACATCGAAATGAACCATATTCCCGAAGCGTACCAGAACATTTTTTTCATCGCCGCCAGCGACAGTAAATTCAGCCTCAACCAGGTCAAGGGTCCGTCCATCCGCCTCGTGGACTGCAAGACCGAAAAAACAATTACGGAAACACCAATCAAAGCCCCGGTCGATAAGGAAACCTACGCCTACCTCTACGGTCGCCTCTACCGCAAGGGCAGCGAATGGTTCTTTCAGGAAATCGGCGAATTCACGGACGGCGAACAGGACTGGCCCGTCTATCTCAAGAAATACATCTGA
- a CDS encoding DUF4177 domain-containing protein: MAEEKPPVVYTGPKYEYKVVIYREGALGSIFLAGSKVHPVKFSEFLNKNAAQGWKVVTMERESRRLLLFFSREAFLVVMERLRQD; this comes from the coding sequence ATGGCAGAGGAAAAACCCCCGGTTGTCTATACCGGACCAAAATATGAATACAAGGTTGTGATTTACCGCGAGGGCGCCCTCGGCTCGATTTTTCTGGCAGGGTCCAAGGTCCATCCGGTAAAATTCTCGGAATTTTTGAACAAAAATGCCGCGCAGGGCTGGAAAGTCGTGACGATGGAGCGTGAATCCCGCCGTCTCCTGCTCTTCTTCTCCCGGGAAGCCTTCTTGGTGGTCATGGAACGCTTGAGACAGGACTGA
- a CDS encoding GNAT family N-acetyltransferase, with the protein MIAEYEDKFRQSVLDLILTIQRGEFGMSITAEDQPDLADIDGFYKTGNGNFWVAVQGEEVVGTIALKDIGNAQAALRKMFVAREWRGKEKGIAASLLRTALDWAKDRGVTEIFLGTTPHFLAAHKFYERNGFQEILRETLPKTFPVMKVDTKFYCYQLK; encoded by the coding sequence ATGATCGCCGAATACGAAGATAAATTCCGCCAAAGCGTTCTGGACCTGATCCTGACCATCCAGCGCGGAGAATTCGGGATGAGCATCACCGCCGAAGACCAGCCCGATCTTGCGGATATCGACGGCTTTTATAAAACCGGAAACGGCAACTTCTGGGTCGCGGTGCAGGGCGAGGAAGTCGTGGGCACAATCGCGCTGAAGGATATCGGCAACGCGCAAGCCGCCCTCCGCAAGATGTTCGTAGCGCGGGAATGGCGCGGTAAGGAAAAGGGCATTGCGGCGTCCTTGCTGCGGACGGCTTTGGATTGGGCTAAGGACCGTGGTGTGACGGAGATATTCCTCGGCACCACCCCGCATTTTCTGGCGGCCCATAAATTCTACGAACGCAACGGCTTTCAGGAAATCTTGAGGGAGACGCTGCCCAAAACCTTCCCGGTTATGAAAGTGGATACGAAATTTTATTGCTACCAGCTAAAATGA
- the purT gene encoding formate-dependent phosphoribosylglycinamide formyltransferase: MTQIGTKFTSTAKKVLLCGSGELGKEVVIELQRLGVEVVALDSYANAPAMQVADRSHVLSMLDGAALRKVIELEKPDFIVPEVEAIATDTLVELEREGFTVVPTARAAKLTMNREGIRRLAAEELGLETSPYRFCDTREEFGAAIKAIGLPCVVKPIMSSSGKGQSTVKTEADIDKAWRYAQEGGRTGAGRVIVEGFIHFDYEITMLTVRHRDGTSFCPPIGHRQEDGDYQESWQPQAMSAKALAGAQDIAKKVTDALGGRGIFGVELFVRGDDVIFSEVSPRPHDTGMVTMISQDLSEFALHARAFLGLPIPAITFRGPSASAVILVSGTSQQVSFGNLAEALAQPDTDVRLFGKPEVKGQRRMGVALARGETVEAAKAKALAVVGKVRVEL, encoded by the coding sequence ATGACCCAGATCGGTACGAAATTCACATCCACTGCCAAGAAAGTCCTTCTCTGTGGGTCGGGGGAGTTGGGCAAGGAAGTTGTGATCGAACTGCAGCGTCTCGGCGTTGAGGTGGTCGCGCTGGATTCCTATGCGAATGCGCCGGCGATGCAGGTCGCGGACCGCTCTCATGTGCTCTCGATGCTCGACGGGGCGGCGCTGCGAAAGGTGATCGAACTGGAGAAGCCGGACTTCATCGTGCCGGAGGTGGAAGCCATTGCCACGGATACGCTGGTGGAACTTGAGCGGGAGGGGTTTACTGTGGTGCCGACGGCGCGGGCGGCCAAGCTGACCATGAACCGCGAGGGGATCCGGCGGCTGGCGGCGGAGGAGCTGGGGCTTGAGACTTCTCCTTACCGTTTTTGCGATACGCGGGAGGAGTTCGGCGCGGCGATCAAGGCCATCGGTCTGCCCTGCGTCGTCAAGCCGATCATGAGTTCGTCCGGCAAGGGGCAGAGCACCGTGAAGACCGAGGCGGATATCGATAAGGCGTGGCGTTACGCGCAGGAGGGCGGGCGCACGGGCGCAGGGCGCGTAATCGTCGAGGGGTTCATCCATTTTGACTATGAAATCACGATGCTGACCGTGCGGCACAGGGACGGGACGAGCTTCTGCCCGCCCATCGGGCACCGGCAGGAGGACGGGGACTATCAGGAATCGTGGCAGCCGCAGGCGATGAGCGCGAAGGCGTTGGCCGGGGCGCAGGACATTGCCAAGAAGGTGACGGATGCGCTGGGCGGGCGCGGGATTTTCGGGGTCGAGCTGTTCGTACGCGGGGACGACGTGATTTTCAGCGAGGTTTCGCCACGGCCGCATGATACGGGGATGGTGACGATGATCTCGCAGGATCTCTCGGAATTTGCGCTTCATGCGCGGGCATTTCTGGGGCTGCCGATCCCCGCTATAACCTTCCGGGGGCCGTCGGCGTCGGCGGTCATACTGGTTTCGGGGACTTCACAGCAGGTTTCGTTCGGGAATCTGGCCGAGGCGCTGGCGCAGCCGGATACGGATGTGCGCCTGTTCGGCAAGCCGGAGGTCAAGGGCCAGCGGCGCATGGGGGTCGCACTGGCGCGGGGAGAGACCGTGGAGGCGGCGAAGGCAAAGGCACTGGCGGTGGTGGGGAAGGTGAGGGTGGAGTTGTGA